The following are encoded in a window of Algiphilus aromaticivorans DG1253 genomic DNA:
- a CDS encoding aldo/keto reductase has protein sequence MSNLLPPVKAAGATIPALGFGTFELAPEEAGPAVHAALEAGYRHIDTAQIYRNEAAVGEAVAASPVPRADIFLTTKVWIDHFRDGDLQASVADSLQRLRVDAVDLLLLHWPNPEVPLSETLGALLDAQARGLTRHIGISNFPSPLMREAAAVAPGRIATNQVEYHPFLSQRAVLATARELGMSVTAYSPLARGQVFGDPVLKRIGDAHGKNEGQVAIRWLLDQGVAVLPRSKSAAHIRDNLAVDDCVLTETEHAAIAEQLAKDRRLINPRFAPDWDSD, from the coding sequence ATGTCGAATCTCCTGCCTCCCGTAAAAGCCGCCGGTGCCACCATCCCGGCGCTCGGTTTCGGTACCTTCGAGCTCGCGCCGGAGGAAGCCGGCCCGGCAGTTCATGCCGCACTGGAGGCGGGCTACCGGCACATCGATACCGCCCAGATCTACCGCAACGAGGCCGCCGTCGGCGAGGCTGTAGCCGCAAGTCCGGTGCCGCGCGCGGACATCTTCCTGACCACCAAGGTGTGGATCGATCACTTCCGCGACGGCGATCTGCAGGCATCCGTGGCCGACAGTCTGCAGCGCCTGCGCGTCGATGCCGTGGATCTGCTGCTGCTGCACTGGCCGAATCCCGAAGTGCCGCTGTCGGAAACCCTGGGCGCGCTGCTCGATGCCCAGGCACGCGGCCTGACACGACACATCGGCATCAGCAACTTCCCCTCGCCGCTGATGCGCGAGGCCGCCGCTGTCGCGCCGGGTCGCATCGCCACCAATCAGGTCGAATACCACCCCTTCCTGTCGCAGCGTGCCGTGCTGGCCACGGCCCGGGAGCTGGGCATGAGCGTTACCGCCTACAGCCCGCTGGCGCGCGGCCAGGTCTTCGGCGATCCCGTGCTCAAGCGCATCGGCGACGCGCACGGCAAGAACGAGGGGCAGGTCGCGATCCGCTGGCTGCTCGATCAGGGCGTGGCCGTGCTGCCGCGCAGCAAGTCCGCGGCGCACATCCGCGACAATCTCGCCGTCGATGACTGCGTACTCACCGAGACCGAGCACGCCGCCATCGCCGAGCAGCTTGCCAAGGATCGGCGGCTGATCAACCCGCGCTTCGCGCCGGACTGGGACAGCGACTGA
- a CDS encoding PilT/PilU family type 4a pilus ATPase, with product MSNATAPMEGFRKLQPYLRLAAEKRASDLYFSSGAPAMIRIEGEMHPVGRESLSGREIAAMADAVLSDSQRRELHERRAVDLATQAGGLGRFRINVFYQRGEIAMVARFVGADVPTIQGLGLPEVLADLAMQRRGLILVVGATGSGKSTTLAAMLDERNRRQQGHLLTIEDPIEYVHAHKRGIVNQREVGIDVPDYESALVSAMREAPDVVLAGEIRVRATMQACLHMANTGHLAMSTLHANNSYQALQRIINFYPADLRPQLNMDLGMMLRAIIAQRLVRGVDGRRVAACEVLLNTPFVSELITSGRIGEVHDALESSRDRGMQSFDHALATLYREGRITQQEALDNADSRANLEAKLHFGS from the coding sequence ATGAGCAACGCCACCGCACCGATGGAGGGTTTCCGCAAGCTCCAGCCCTATCTGCGGCTGGCGGCCGAGAAGCGGGCATCCGACCTCTACTTCAGTTCGGGAGCGCCGGCGATGATCCGCATCGAAGGCGAGATGCATCCGGTCGGGCGGGAGTCGCTCAGCGGTCGCGAGATCGCTGCCATGGCCGATGCCGTGCTCAGCGATAGCCAGCGCCGCGAGCTGCACGAGCGCCGCGCGGTGGACCTCGCCACGCAGGCGGGGGGACTCGGCCGTTTTCGCATCAACGTCTTCTATCAGCGCGGCGAGATCGCCATGGTGGCGCGCTTCGTCGGCGCCGACGTCCCCACCATCCAGGGGCTGGGCCTGCCCGAGGTGCTTGCCGATCTGGCGATGCAGCGGCGCGGTCTGATTCTGGTGGTGGGCGCCACCGGCAGCGGCAAGTCGACGACGCTGGCCGCGATGCTCGACGAGCGCAATCGCAGGCAGCAGGGGCACCTGCTGACCATCGAGGATCCCATCGAGTACGTGCACGCGCACAAGCGCGGCATCGTCAATCAGCGCGAGGTGGGTATCGACGTGCCCGACTACGAGAGCGCGCTGGTCTCCGCCATGCGCGAGGCGCCCGACGTCGTGCTCGCCGGCGAGATTCGCGTGCGCGCCACCATGCAGGCCTGCCTGCACATGGCGAACACCGGGCATCTGGCGATGTCGACGCTGCACGCCAACAATTCCTATCAGGCGCTGCAGCGCATCATCAATTTCTACCCCGCCGACCTGCGGCCGCAGCTGAACATGGATCTGGGCATGATGCTGCGCGCGATCATCGCGCAGCGTCTCGTCCGCGGCGTCGACGGCCGCCGCGTGGCCGCCTGCGAAGTGCTGCTCAATACCCCCTTCGTCAGCGAACTGATCACCTCCGGCCGCATCGGCGAGGTGCACGATGCGCTGGAGTCTTCGCGCGACCGCGGCATGCAGAGCTTCGACCACGCCCTGGCCACGCTCTATCGCGAGGGCCGCATCACGCAGCAGGAAGCCCTCGACAATGCCGACTCGCGCGCCAATCTGGAGGCCAAGCTGCACTTCGGCAGCTGA